The following nucleotide sequence is from Deltaproteobacteria bacterium.
GCCAGGGCACCAAGGTGGCCGTGGAAGTCTCCATCATGGCCGCCGATGCCGGGGCCCTGACCGGAAACGACATCGTCGCCATTGGCGGTACCGGCCGGGGCGCCGATGCGGCCCTGATTCTCAAGCCGGCCCACCAAACGGGCCTGTTCGACCTCCGCATCCGCGAAATCGTCTGCAAGCCCAGAAATTTTTAAAATAATTTTCAATGCCCAAAATACACACCATGCATTAAAGTTTCCTATAAAAAAGGGTCGATCACTTCAATGGTATGATGTCCGAAAATTATTTTTATGAAAGGCATATTGTCCTGGTATCACCGGAGATCCATTGGAACACCGGCAACATCGGCCGCACCTGCCTGGGAGCCGGGGCCACCCTCCACCTGATCGAACCGCTTGGCTTTTCTCTGGACAACAAGCAGGTGAAACGGGCCGGCCTGGACTACTGGAAGCATGTCGATCTCCACACCTGGCCTGCGTTCGATGCGTTCATGGAAGCCGTCACGCCGGGTCCGGAGGAGATTTGCCTCTTCACAAAAAAAGGGTCCCGCCCCTACTGGGACCTACCGCCGTTGGAGCGCCTGTTTCTTGTTTTCGGATCTGAAACCAGGGGATTGCCTTTGGACATTCTGACACGCTTTTCCCAGGCCGATTTCTACATCCCCATGACCGGCGACATCCGTTCGCTCAACCTTTCCACCGCCGTGGGCATCGCTTTGTACGAATCCCTGAAAGGCACACGGGCGACCACAGCTACCCATAATGTAGGCGGCGATGGTGGTTTGTTGTCTGCGACGTGACCGGCAGTGCCTGCCCCGGCAGGTTTCAGGCGGGCGGTAAACCGGAACTGCGTGGCCGCTGCAACCGCTGAAAAAGGCGTTGCGTTTTGCCTTCATCTGCGGTGATAAAAAAATCTCATCCCCTTGTAGCTTTCCGATTTGACACAGGAAAACCTGTGTTTATATTCTTGTTACAAAATAGGTCACATTACTAATAATGTATAAATGGAGGAAGTAATTTTGCGTTTCGACAAATTTACCATCAAATCTCAGGAGCTGATCCAGCAGGCCCAGTCCCTGGCGCAGCAACAGGGCAACCAGCAGATCGAACCCGAACACCTGGTCTGCGCCATGCTGGAAGACAATGAAAGCACGACCAGTGCCGTACTGCGTAAACTCGGGGTGTCGCCGGAAGATGTTCGCAGAGCCATGCTCGCGGCCGTTGACCGGTTGCCTAAAATTTCCGGAGCGGGCGATGTCTATCTTTCCCAAGTCACCAAGCATGTGCTGGAAGGCGCGTCGTCCGAAGCGGCCCGCATGAAGGACGAGTATGTCAGCATCGAACATATTCTGCTGGCGGTCCTTGACGAGAGCGGCAGCCGGGCCAGGGACGTTCTCAAGCGCCAGGGCGTCAC
It contains:
- a CDS encoding tRNA (cytidine(34)-2'-O)-methyltransferase; protein product: MMSENYFYERHIVLVSPEIHWNTGNIGRTCLGAGATLHLIEPLGFSLDNKQVKRAGLDYWKHVDLHTWPAFDAFMEAVTPGPEEICLFTKKGSRPYWDLPPLERLFLVFGSETRGLPLDILTRFSQADFYIPMTGDIRSLNLSTAVGIALYESLKGTRATTATHNVGGDGGLLSAT